GCTGTTGTAATTGATGAGCCGCTGTGAGAAAAAACAAGCTCAGAGCTTATCCTACATGAATCTCTTTACCAACGGATTGCAGCTGAAGCAAAAAATCCTCTGCTTAAATGATATGTGGAAGCCATTAAATCAATAACTGCTTAGTCCAGAATGATATAAAAAACAAGCATGGTTTTTTATCAAAGTCAATAGCACATAAAAGAGTGCAAATTATCGGTAGTTAAGCAGATTGGTAAGTAGCACATTAATCAAGGATGGAAGATAAATTTAAGGTGTTAAAAAGTAATAAGAAAGTTCACTCATGCCTTTATCATAATCCTGTTatcaacagaagaaaaaaaaaaaaaacacaaacaacAATTCAAAACTGAATAGACACGAACAGTGGGAGTATCAGACCTTCAATGATGGGTCAGTGCCAAAAGGAGATTGAAGTTTTCCATAAAACTGGAATGCTATTTTCAGCAAAGAGTACAGTAGTCTCATATCCTCTCCACTTCTATTGTCAATACTTGGGACTTCACAGTTTGCAATCCTCTCATCAATCCACTTGTAAATCTCTTTATTTCCAACACTTCCACCAACCAATGGGCCAGAAAAAGATTGCTGGCACAATGTGCGAAAGTAGTTACAAGTACCCAATCCAAAACTTGATGCAGAAGTCTTGTCCATGACAACTTCCATCAAGTTGATAACATTGAGCATGCCTCCTAATGAatccttcatgtcaaaaaaCAAATACCATTTAATGACTGCACAACAGTGAAAAGAAACTAAATATCTATATGTTGAAGAGAAACCAAATACTAGGTGGAAACAAAATAGATTAAGGCCTAACCTTCCTTCCAAATGAGGAGTCTGTGTCGAAAGTactgcaattttttaatattacaattgTTCCACCAAATCCAAAAGTAACTAAAGCGTGTGGAGGACGCCCTGCAGATGACCTACCTTCGCTGGGTACATCAGAGAATTGACTGTCACTCAGGAGATGCTGCTGTTGTGGAAAACTAACAGGTTTCTGACTATCAAAGTAAGCTGGTTTAGAATGCATTAGTTGGCTTGACTCCATCTTGGCCTGGTAAGGATGCTGAAATAACTGCTGGGAGTGAATAAAGTTTTGAACGCCAGAAACCCCATTGCTATTATTATAATTCCAATTTGCTTGCTCAAATTGAGCAACTGATTCAGGGGGTCTGAACTCAGTTTTTTCCCCTATAGAATTGCTTGGAAGACCAGTTTGACCAAATAAGTTGTCTAATTGTTTGTTATCTGTAAAACAAGTAATCTCACTTTTGGCAACTTGCTGGTTTTGCCACATACTCGTGTTTTTCAGATCAAAGTTGTTCACAGATCCATCCCGGTTCATATTATGTACTTCAGTACCAAGGCCTTGTGACCCATAATTTTCGATAATGTCATTTTGAAGTTGCTGATTAGAAGCTAAAGTAGCTGACTGATTAGCAGCTACATTACAAGGCTCCAGCAATCTCCATTCTTGTGCAATTGTATCATAGTACCAACCTGGATACTGGGGATCAAACACCATATGTGATGGGTATTCAGCAGTCCCTGGTGAAATCTGATTCCAGTTGGATACACTAACATCTATGGCTCCTTCAGACACATGTTGTATAATGGATTCGGTTTGAACTGCTTGCGGCAGATGATGTGCAGCTGAATTTTGTTCTGAAATTCTAACAGATTGGGCATTCACATCATTACTACCCACAGCATCCACAATGCCAGTTGCACTCAAATCTGCATTATATCCATCCAACTGATGCCATTGCCCAGTTTTTGGGTCATACTTCCATCCTGGATAAAGATTTTCCCAGTTCTGAAGACTACTCATATCCTCTCCCTCTATATTCTGTTCTGAATTTTGATCATGAATCTGCAAGTCTAGGTTTTTCCTAAAAGTAAAGGAACCCAAATCAGTAACTGAATTTCCCAAAATACCAACCTCACAACTAAATTTAGCCCCTGAACTATCTGAATTCCCCAAATTTGCAAATGGATCTCCAGAATCATCCCCAAATTCATTGAAACAACCAGAGTTCGACAGCGATCCATTACCATCATCAACATTCTGATCAGAGTCAAATGAACTCCACTGAACCACTTTGACACTTGTTCCTGTACCAATGTTACTCTTATCCATTGCATGTTCATCCAATGCACCTTCCTCAGATAACCCCACGTCACTGGACTCATTTACACTACTAGGTATCACTGTATTGCCCTCTTTAACAACCAAATGGTCCTCATTATCATTTGATGATGCCAAAACAACACCATTTTCATCACCCTCTGACtcttcaaaactaaaattaatatcatcACCAGAGTTCACTCTAGTAGGACCAACATCACCGATAATCGAACCGGGAAATGCGTTTGCCTTATCTGCGTCACCAACTTTTACAGGACTATTCCCAGATCCACTGTAAGGaatcccatcatcatcatcattaactAGTTTATCAAAAAAATCCTCGTCCGTCTGATCATCAGCCTCAAATAGAGGAGACGCCATCTCTACAACAGAACCCTCCTTCCTAGCAACACCATCACAATTCACAATACAGTAAACCTTAATTTTGCACTCAACAAACTTGTACAGGCAAATGCATAAACATAACAGAATTAATGCTAAACAAAAGTAAtctacaataaaaacaaaaaaataaaaaaagggtttGTGAGAGTCTTAATAGTCTTTGCTACAAACATCAAATTGACCAAACAAAAGAAGTAAGAAAGATAAAAGATAGAGTTAAACAAAGACCTACACTAGAATTATTAAATcagaaatttaagagaattaaagaaaataatgaaatggaCTTACGGGAAAACTGAGCACCGACGAGAGGGAAGAGAAGACAAAAGGGAGAAAGAGTTGAGACAAAATTCTGTTTTGGAGCAAGCACCGGACGAGACGACAGGTCACCGCGAACATAAGAAAAGCCAACTTACATTTATAGGTAAGGTTGTTTAAGACTTTTCGTAGAGCACGTGagataaaattgaaacatttgaa
This sequence is a window from Mangifera indica cultivar Alphonso chromosome 5, CATAS_Mindica_2.1, whole genome shotgun sequence. Protein-coding genes within it:
- the LOC123215394 gene encoding protein transport protein SEC16B homolog isoform X3; the encoded protein is MASPLFEADDQTDEDFFDKLVNDDDDGIPYSGSGNSPVKVGDADKANAFPGSIIGDVGPTRVNSGDDINFSFEESEGDENGVVLASSNDNEDHLVVKEGNTVIPSSVNESSDVGLSEEGALDEHAMDKSNIGTGTSVKVVQWSSFDSDQNVDDGNGSLSNSGCFNEFGDDSGDPFANLGNSDSSGAKFSCEVGILGNSVTDLGSFTFRKNLDLQIHDQNSEQNIEGEDMSSLQNWENLYPGWKYDPKTGQWHQLDGYNADLSATGIVDAVGSNDVNAQSVRISEQNSAAHHLPQAVQTESIIQHVSEGAIDVSVSNWNQISPGTAEYPSHMVFDPQYPGWYYDTIAQEWRLLEPCNVAANQSATLASNQQLQNDIIENYGSQGLGTEVHNMNRDGSVNNFDLKNTSMWQNQQVAKSEITCFTDNKQLDNLFGQTGLPSNSIGEKTEFRPPESVAQFEQANWNYNNSNGVSGVQNFIHSQQLFQHPYQAKMESSQLMHSKPAYFDSQKPVSFPQQQHLLSDSQFSDVPSEGRSSAGRPPHALVTFGFGGTIVILKNCSTFDTDSSFGRKDSLGGMLNVINLMEVVMDKTSASSFGLGTCNYFRTLCQQSFSGPLVGGSVGNKEIYKWIDERIANCEVPSIDNRSGEDMRLLYSLLKIAFQFYGKLQSPFGTDPSLKESDRPESAIAKLFGSAKKTDMQLSDYGALTYCLQNLPAEAQIQATALEVQKLLVSGRKKEALKCAQEGQLWGPALVLASQLGDQFYGDTVKQMALQQLVAGSPLHTLCLLIAGQPADVFSYDKTTSIIPNSINTYQQPVQIGVGNCMLDKWEENLAIITANRTKGDELVMIHLGDCLWKEKGEVAAAHLCYLVAESKFEPYSDSARLCLIGADHWKFPRTYASPDAIQRTELYEYAKVVGNSQFLLQPFQPYKLIYAYMLAEVGKVAESLKYCQVILKSMRTDRTQEVDTWKQSVLSLEERLRIHQQGGYTTNLAPAKLVGKLRTFFDSTANRVVGSVPPPVPSKPHNALYNEFARQQGGHPATSSYSSMTMSSLMPSASVEPTSELTGETNRLDIPNRSISEPDFGRKPSKIDSSKESNISDTQEKVAASGGTSRFGRFGSQLFHKTVGLVLRSRPDRLNWVRRINSIMMISLSDGLRKELNLLQRKLPWLLHQLLQYSRITLLMMLLKLKACTQILAQKLLVVNAVQEYHPFHPVHISFLHVDR
- the LOC123215394 gene encoding protein transport protein SEC16A homolog isoform X2, whose translation is MASPLFEADDQTDEDFFDKLVNDDDDGIPYSGSGNSPVKVGDADKANAFPGSIIGDVGPTRVNSGDDINFSFEESEGDENGVVLASSNDNEDHLVVKEGNTVIPSSVNESSDVGLSEEGALDEHAMDKSNIGTGTSVKVVQWSSFDSDQNVDDGNGSLSNSGCFNEFGDDSGDPFANLGNSDSSGAKFSCEVGILGNSVTDLGSFTFRKNLDLQIHDQNSEQNIEGEDMSSLQNWENLYPGWKYDPKTGQWHQLDGYNADLSATGIVDAVGSNDVNAQSVRISEQNSAAHHLPQAVQTESIIQHVSEGAIDVSVSNWNQISPGTAEYPSHMVFDPQYPGWYYDTIAQEWRLLEPCNVAANQSATLASNQQLQNDIIENYGSQGLGTEVHNMNRDGSVNNFDLKNTSMWQNQQVAKSEITCFTDNKQLDNLFGQTGLPSNSIGEKTEFRPPESVAQFEQANWNYNNSNGVSGVQNFIHSQQLFQHPYQAKMESSQLMHSKPAYFDSQKPVSFPQQQHLLSDSQFSDVPSEGRSSAGRPPHALVTFGFGGTIVILKNCSTFDTDSSFGRKDSLGGMLNVINLMEVVMDKTSASSFGLGTCNYFRTLCQQSFSGPLVGGSVGNKEIYKWIDERIANCEVPSIDNRSGEDMRLLYSLLKIAFQFYGKLQSPFGTDPSLKESDRPESAIAKLFGSAKKTDMQLSDYGALTYCLQNLPAEAQIQATALEVQKLLVSGRKKEALKCAQEGQLWGPALVLASQLGDQIGVGNCMLDKWEENLAIITANRTKGDELVMIHLGDCLWKEKGEVAAAHLCYLVAESKFEPYSDSARLCLIGADHWKFPRTYASPDAIQRTELYEYAKVVGNSQFLLQPFQPYKLIYAYMLAEVGKVAESLKYCQVILKSMRTDRTQEVDTWKQSVLSLEERLRIHQQGGYTTNLAPAKLVGKLRTFFDSTANRVVGSVPPPVPSKPHNALYNEFARQQGGHPATSSYSSMTMSSLMPSASVEPTSELTGETNRLDIPNRSISEPDFGRKPSKIDSSKESNISDTQEKVAASGGTSRFGRFGSQLFHKTVGLVLRSRPDRQAKLGEKNKFYYDDKLKRWVEEGAEPPAEETALASPPTFAVFQDNTVNDAPKIESLHTNTGPETISCECSSGIPPIPPSSHQFSARGQMNIRSRYVDTFNKGGGTPANIFQSPIPSSKSGGSVNAKFFVPGPVTTIGEETVQTTGEIIQETTVTNENPKSPTSSKGSFSPSPTLASTPTTTMQQFPSVDDILPTRTGEMSHGNNSSTQSRRAASWSGSPSNAGSPMMNEINPLGEALGSPTPACSDPPSNQFSKGVDNRDAFDKVEL